From a single Capsicum annuum cultivar UCD-10X-F1 chromosome 12, UCD10Xv1.1, whole genome shotgun sequence genomic region:
- the LOC107849728 gene encoding uncharacterized protein LOC107849728 isoform X2: MLPYSGLSSCRPQPDSCYCLWCISLGCSYISRCFLHHLLSISRALNGIGLAIVSPAIQSLVADSCVESSRGMAFGWLQFTSNIGSLVGGYVSLLVAPVTFMRIPGWKLCFHLVGMISFLVGVLVRLFANDPHFPDGNPKASSKVHGNSYSFISEVQGLLQEAKSVVKIPSFQIIVAQGVMGSFPWSALSFAPMWLELTGFTHGETAILLSLFVVGDSIGGLFGGRMGDVLSQCLPNSGRIILAQISSGTAIPLAAILLLCLPDEPSSIFMHGLVLFVSGFFISWTAPATNNPIFAEIVHEKSRTSVYALDRSLESVLSSFAPPIVGLLAQNVYGYRPVAQGDDRISADRENATSLAKALFTAIGTPMGLCCVIYSFLYCTYPRDKEKAQMEALIESEMQLLALDPSSLSGQYSLVKSSENQESYHDEKPGEEMDFSEDGDFEDGDDKSLIYRRPTISKFFE; this comes from the exons ATGCTACCCTATAGCGGCCTATCTAGCTGTAGGCCACAACCGGACTCATGTTATTGCCTATGGTGCATTTCTCTGGGCTGCAGCTACATTTCTCGTTGCTTTCTCCACCACCTTCTTTCAA TATCAAGAGCTTTGAATGGGATTGGACTAGCCATAGTTTCACCTGCTATTCAATCACTAGTAGCTGACTCCTGTGTTGAAAGCAGCCGCGGCATGGCATTCGGATGGCTGcaattcactagcaatattggttcacttgttggtggatatgtttccTTATTAGTAGCTCCTGTCACATTCATGAGAATTCCTGGCTGGAAACTTTGTTTTCATCTTGTTGGTATGATTAGTTTCCTTGTTGGAGTTCTAGTTCGCTTATTCGCAAATGATCCTCATTTCCCAGACGGAAATCCGAAAGCTAGTAGTAAAGTTCATGGAAATTCCTATTCCTTTATATCAGAAGTGCAAGGTCTACTTCAAGAAGCAAAATCAGTTGTAAAGATTCCATCTTTTCAGATTATTGTCGCACAAGGTGTTATGGGATCTTTCCCTTGGTCAGCTTTGTCATTTGCCCCAATGTGGTTAGAACTTACTGGATTTACTCATGGGGAGACTGCTATTCTTCTTAGCTTGTTTGTGGTCGGTGATTCCATTGGAGGATTATTTGGAGGCAGGATGGGAGACGTTTTATCACAGTGTTTACCGAATAGTGGCAGGATAATTTTGGCACAAATAAGTTCAGGAACAGCTATTCCACTAGCAGCAATTCTTCTGCTTTGTTTGCCTGATGAGCCTTCATCAATTTTCATGCATGGTTTGGTCTTGTTTGTGTCAGGATTTTTCATATCTTGGACTGCACCAGCTACAAACAA TCCAATTTTTGCAGAGATAGTACATGAGAAGTCACGAACGAGTGTCTATGCTCTGGACCGATCTTTAGAATCTGTATTATCATCATTTGCTCCTCCTATTGTTGGGCTACTAGCTCAGAATGTTTATGGTTATAGGCCAGTAGCTCAAGGTGATGATAGAATTTCTGCAGACAGAGAAAATGCCACATCTTTGGCAAAGGCATTGTTCACTGCAATTGGAACTCCAATGGGACTATGCTGTGTTATATACTCTTTTCTTTATTGCACCTATCCAAGGGATAAGGAGAAGGCTCAAATGGAAGCTCTGATTGAATCCGAGATGCAACTCTTAGCTTTGGATCCTTCATCTCTTAGCGGACAATATTCACTAGTTAAGTCATCCGAAAATCAAGAGAGTTATCACGATGAAAAACCTGGGGAGGAAATGGATTTCAGTGAGGATGGTGATTTTGAGGATGGAGATGACAAGTCATTAATCTATCGTCGTCCAACAATTTCCAAATTTTTTGAATAG
- the LOC107849728 gene encoding uncharacterized protein LOC107849728 isoform X3: MAFGWLQFTSNIGSLVGGYVSLLVAPVTFMRIPGWKLCFHLVGMISFLVGVLVRLFANDPHFPDGNPKASSKVHGNSYSFISEVQGLLQEAKSVVKIPSFQIIVAQGVMGSFPWSALSFAPMWLELTGFTHGETAILLSLFVVGDSIGGLFGGRMGDVLSQCLPNSGRIILAQISSGTAIPLAAILLLCLPDEPSSIFMHGLVLFVSGFFISWTAPATNNPIFAEIVHEKSRTSVYALDRSLESVLSSFAPPIVGLLAQNVYGYRPVAQGDDRISADRENATSLAKALFTAIGTPMGLCCVIYSFLYCTYPRDKEKAQMEALIESEMQLLALDPSSLSGQYSLVKSSENQESYHDEKPGEEMDFSEDGDFEDGDDKSLIYRRPTISKFFE, translated from the exons ATGGCATTCGGATGGCTGcaattcactagcaatattggttcacttgttggtggatatgtttccTTATTAGTAGCTCCTGTCACATTCATGAGAATTCCTGGCTGGAAACTTTGTTTTCATCTTGTTGGTATGATTAGTTTCCTTGTTGGAGTTCTAGTTCGCTTATTCGCAAATGATCCTCATTTCCCAGACGGAAATCCGAAAGCTAGTAGTAAAGTTCATGGAAATTCCTATTCCTTTATATCAGAAGTGCAAGGTCTACTTCAAGAAGCAAAATCAGTTGTAAAGATTCCATCTTTTCAGATTATTGTCGCACAAGGTGTTATGGGATCTTTCCCTTGGTCAGCTTTGTCATTTGCCCCAATGTGGTTAGAACTTACTGGATTTACTCATGGGGAGACTGCTATTCTTCTTAGCTTGTTTGTGGTCGGTGATTCCATTGGAGGATTATTTGGAGGCAGGATGGGAGACGTTTTATCACAGTGTTTACCGAATAGTGGCAGGATAATTTTGGCACAAATAAGTTCAGGAACAGCTATTCCACTAGCAGCAATTCTTCTGCTTTGTTTGCCTGATGAGCCTTCATCAATTTTCATGCATGGTTTGGTCTTGTTTGTGTCAGGATTTTTCATATCTTGGACTGCACCAGCTACAAACAA TCCAATTTTTGCAGAGATAGTACATGAGAAGTCACGAACGAGTGTCTATGCTCTGGACCGATCTTTAGAATCTGTATTATCATCATTTGCTCCTCCTATTGTTGGGCTACTAGCTCAGAATGTTTATGGTTATAGGCCAGTAGCTCAAGGTGATGATAGAATTTCTGCAGACAGAGAAAATGCCACATCTTTGGCAAAGGCATTGTTCACTGCAATTGGAACTCCAATGGGACTATGCTGTGTTATATACTCTTTTCTTTATTGCACCTATCCAAGGGATAAGGAGAAGGCTCAAATGGAAGCTCTGATTGAATCCGAGATGCAACTCTTAGCTTTGGATCCTTCATCTCTTAGCGGACAATATTCACTAGTTAAGTCATCCGAAAATCAAGAGAGTTATCACGATGAAAAACCTGGGGAGGAAATGGATTTCAGTGAGGATGGTGATTTTGAGGATGGAGATGACAAGTCATTAATCTATCGTCGTCCAACAATTTCCAAATTTTTTGAATAG
- the LOC107849728 gene encoding uncharacterized MFS-type transporter YwfA-like isoform X1, whose amino-acid sequence MKVETLTIVLVNLAGIMEKADESLLPGVYKEVGEALHTDPTGLGSLTLFRSMVQSACYPIAAYLAVGHNRTHVIAYGAFLWAAATFLVAFSTTFFQLAVSRALNGIGLAIVSPAIQSLVADSCVESSRGMAFGWLQFTSNIGSLVGGYVSLLVAPVTFMRIPGWKLCFHLVGMISFLVGVLVRLFANDPHFPDGNPKASSKVHGNSYSFISEVQGLLQEAKSVVKIPSFQIIVAQGVMGSFPWSALSFAPMWLELTGFTHGETAILLSLFVVGDSIGGLFGGRMGDVLSQCLPNSGRIILAQISSGTAIPLAAILLLCLPDEPSSIFMHGLVLFVSGFFISWTAPATNNPIFAEIVHEKSRTSVYALDRSLESVLSSFAPPIVGLLAQNVYGYRPVAQGDDRISADRENATSLAKALFTAIGTPMGLCCVIYSFLYCTYPRDKEKAQMEALIESEMQLLALDPSSLSGQYSLVKSSENQESYHDEKPGEEMDFSEDGDFEDGDDKSLIYRRPTISKFFE is encoded by the exons ATGAAGGTCGAAACACTTACGATTGTGTTAGTAAATTTAGCAGGGATTATGGAAAAAGCAGATGAGTCATTGTTACCAGGGGTGTACAAAGAAGTTGGAGAAGCACTCCATACAGACCCAACCGGTTTAGGTTCACTCACGCTTTTCCGGTCCATGGTCCAGTCCGCATGCTACCCTATAGCGGCCTATCTAGCTGTAGGCCACAACCGGACTCATGTTATTGCCTATGGTGCATTTCTCTGGGCTGCAGCTACATTTCTCGTTGCTTTCTCCACCACCTTCTTTCAA TTGGCAGTATCAAGAGCTTTGAATGGGATTGGACTAGCCATAGTTTCACCTGCTATTCAATCACTAGTAGCTGACTCCTGTGTTGAAAGCAGCCGCGGCATGGCATTCGGATGGCTGcaattcactagcaatattggttcacttgttggtggatatgtttccTTATTAGTAGCTCCTGTCACATTCATGAGAATTCCTGGCTGGAAACTTTGTTTTCATCTTGTTGGTATGATTAGTTTCCTTGTTGGAGTTCTAGTTCGCTTATTCGCAAATGATCCTCATTTCCCAGACGGAAATCCGAAAGCTAGTAGTAAAGTTCATGGAAATTCCTATTCCTTTATATCAGAAGTGCAAGGTCTACTTCAAGAAGCAAAATCAGTTGTAAAGATTCCATCTTTTCAGATTATTGTCGCACAAGGTGTTATGGGATCTTTCCCTTGGTCAGCTTTGTCATTTGCCCCAATGTGGTTAGAACTTACTGGATTTACTCATGGGGAGACTGCTATTCTTCTTAGCTTGTTTGTGGTCGGTGATTCCATTGGAGGATTATTTGGAGGCAGGATGGGAGACGTTTTATCACAGTGTTTACCGAATAGTGGCAGGATAATTTTGGCACAAATAAGTTCAGGAACAGCTATTCCACTAGCAGCAATTCTTCTGCTTTGTTTGCCTGATGAGCCTTCATCAATTTTCATGCATGGTTTGGTCTTGTTTGTGTCAGGATTTTTCATATCTTGGACTGCACCAGCTACAAACAA TCCAATTTTTGCAGAGATAGTACATGAGAAGTCACGAACGAGTGTCTATGCTCTGGACCGATCTTTAGAATCTGTATTATCATCATTTGCTCCTCCTATTGTTGGGCTACTAGCTCAGAATGTTTATGGTTATAGGCCAGTAGCTCAAGGTGATGATAGAATTTCTGCAGACAGAGAAAATGCCACATCTTTGGCAAAGGCATTGTTCACTGCAATTGGAACTCCAATGGGACTATGCTGTGTTATATACTCTTTTCTTTATTGCACCTATCCAAGGGATAAGGAGAAGGCTCAAATGGAAGCTCTGATTGAATCCGAGATGCAACTCTTAGCTTTGGATCCTTCATCTCTTAGCGGACAATATTCACTAGTTAAGTCATCCGAAAATCAAGAGAGTTATCACGATGAAAAACCTGGGGAGGAAATGGATTTCAGTGAGGATGGTGATTTTGAGGATGGAGATGACAAGTCATTAATCTATCGTCGTCCAACAATTTCCAAATTTTTTGAATAG
- the LOC107849728 gene encoding uncharacterized MFS-type transporter YwfA-like isoform X4, with amino-acid sequence MKVETLTIVLVNLAGIMEKADESLLPGVYKEVGEALHTDPTGLGSLTLFRSMVQSACYPIAAYLAVGHNRTHVIAYGAFLWAAATFLVAFSTTFFQLAVSRALNGIGLAIVSPAIQSLVADSCVESSRGMAFGWLQFTSNIGSLVGGYVSLLVAPVTFMRIPGWKLCFHLVGMISFLVGVLVRLFANDPHFPDGNPKASSKVHGNSYSFISEVQGLLQEAKSVVKIPSFQIIVAQGVMGSFPWSALSFAPMWLELTGFTHGETAILLSLFVVGDSIGGLFGGRMGDVLSQCLPNSGRIILAQISSGTAIPLAAILLLCLPDEPSSIFMHGLVLFVSGFFISWTAPATNKDST; translated from the exons ATGAAGGTCGAAACACTTACGATTGTGTTAGTAAATTTAGCAGGGATTATGGAAAAAGCAGATGAGTCATTGTTACCAGGGGTGTACAAAGAAGTTGGAGAAGCACTCCATACAGACCCAACCGGTTTAGGTTCACTCACGCTTTTCCGGTCCATGGTCCAGTCCGCATGCTACCCTATAGCGGCCTATCTAGCTGTAGGCCACAACCGGACTCATGTTATTGCCTATGGTGCATTTCTCTGGGCTGCAGCTACATTTCTCGTTGCTTTCTCCACCACCTTCTTTCAA TTGGCAGTATCAAGAGCTTTGAATGGGATTGGACTAGCCATAGTTTCACCTGCTATTCAATCACTAGTAGCTGACTCCTGTGTTGAAAGCAGCCGCGGCATGGCATTCGGATGGCTGcaattcactagcaatattggttcacttgttggtggatatgtttccTTATTAGTAGCTCCTGTCACATTCATGAGAATTCCTGGCTGGAAACTTTGTTTTCATCTTGTTGGTATGATTAGTTTCCTTGTTGGAGTTCTAGTTCGCTTATTCGCAAATGATCCTCATTTCCCAGACGGAAATCCGAAAGCTAGTAGTAAAGTTCATGGAAATTCCTATTCCTTTATATCAGAAGTGCAAGGTCTACTTCAAGAAGCAAAATCAGTTGTAAAGATTCCATCTTTTCAGATTATTGTCGCACAAGGTGTTATGGGATCTTTCCCTTGGTCAGCTTTGTCATTTGCCCCAATGTGGTTAGAACTTACTGGATTTACTCATGGGGAGACTGCTATTCTTCTTAGCTTGTTTGTGGTCGGTGATTCCATTGGAGGATTATTTGGAGGCAGGATGGGAGACGTTTTATCACAGTGTTTACCGAATAGTGGCAGGATAATTTTGGCACAAATAAGTTCAGGAACAGCTATTCCACTAGCAGCAATTCTTCTGCTTTGTTTGCCTGATGAGCCTTCATCAATTTTCATGCATGGTTTGGTCTTGTTTGTGTCAGGATTTTTCATATCTTGGACTGCACCAGCTACAAACAA AGATAGTACATGA